The stretch of DNA GGCGATGCCGCGTCCATCCGTCAGCGCAGCAAGCGAGCGCGGCAGGCCCGGGACGCGGCGCTGCAGATAGGCGCCCACGGGGAGCGCGGGGCCGGCCGGCCGGATATGGCCGCCGCCGGAGGCGCCGCGCCGCTTCATGAGCCAGGATTCGGGGTCGGGCACCGGCGCGAGGGCGATCTCCGGATGCGGGATGCCGAGGCGCCCGCACAGGGCGGCGAAGCCGGCCGGGTCCTTGAGCGCCGCGACGGCATCCGGCGAGGCCCCGAGCAGGGAATGGCGCCCGGCGAGGCGCCGCATCAGTTCCGGCGCGCCCTCGAAGCCGGAGCCGAGGACGAGGCCGATGGGAGCGCCAGCCTCCTCGGCGAGGCGCGACAAGGCCGCGTCCACGCTCCCGGCCCCCGGCCCGTCGCCGAGGCGGCCCGATACGCGGCGGTAGCCGGCGGCCAACGCCCGCGTATCCTCGTCGCCGAACAGGTCGGCGACGAAGGGGCGGTAGCCGGCCCGCCGCGCCGCGGCGGCGAGCGCCCGGCCCGATTGCGCCGCGATCAGGACCGCCTCACTCGTCACGCCGCCGCCTGGTCGGTGATCTCGACGGCGAGGCGGTAGGCCTCGCGGAAATCGAGCACGAGCGGCTGGTCGGCCTGAAGCAGGCGGCGGAACAGGCCGGCCTGGGTGCCGTACTTGACGTTGCCGATGGCGAGCGCGCCGATGCCGACGCCCCGCCCGCTCGGCAGCGGGACGGCATCGGCGTTGACGTCGATCCCGGCGATGCCGGCCGGCGGGACGGCGTTGACGTCCGCGGCGACGAGGAGGCGGGTGGCCTGGGTCAGGTCCTCGGCGCTCAGGACCTGCACGCCCGCGGCCGCGGCCGACAGGATCACCTCGGCGTCCCGCGCCGCCGCGATGCGGCCTTCGGGCGTGGAGCCGTCGGCGGCCTCGACGGCGACGCCGAAGCGCGCCCGCATGCCCTCGGCGATCGTCGCCACCCGCTCGCGGCCGTTATAGCCGACGATGACCGGCTGCGCGCCCTCCTGCGCGGCGATGACCGCGGCGCAATAGGCGACGACGCCGGTGCCGCCGAAGATCGCGACGCGCTTCCCCTTCAGCTCCTCGCCGAACTTCTCCCGCAGCGCCTTGCGCACGCAGGCCACCATGGCGGCGCCGGTGGTGAACGAGCCCGCCGGATCGGCGAAGACGTGGTTGGCGAAGGGCGGCACGAAGGCGCCGGTCGCGGCATCGACCATGTCGAGGGCGGCCTCCGCGTTCTTGCCGGCGATGAAGAGGGCCGTGCGGGTGCCGTCCTGCGGCGCGCGGGAGAAGATCGAGTCCTGGACCAGCGGCACCACCTCGCCGGGCTCCACGCTCGTATAGGTCGAGACGACCTCGAACCCCGCATCCACCGCCATGTTCACGTCGAACGGGCTCATGTGCTTGAGCGGGGTCAGCATATGCAGGATCGAGCGGGCCATCCGACATCTCCTCCGAGCGGCGAAGCGCGACAGCCGCTCGCCGGCGACTCGATTCGCGCATGAGGCTTTAAGGTTCGGTGCCACCTTTACGCCTGCGAGCCCCGCCTGTGGCCTGGACGATGGTGGCAATTGGTACGGGGTCGCCGCCTCGCTCAGTCGATCTCCGCGCCGCGGTTGCGGCCGCGGGCGATGCGGAGGGTCAGACCCGGATGGCGGGCGCGCAAGGCCGCGGCGAGCGCCTCGGCCGCCGCCTCGTCTCCGACGAGCGCGAAGCCGGTCGGCCCCCAGGAACTCTGCCCGAAGCCCGGGATGCCCGCGGCCTCGACATCGGCCAGCGCCGCCGCCACCGCGGCGCTGGCGTAGCGCCCGCCCTGGTGGGGGGCGAAATAATCGCCGATCCGGCGCTGGATGTCGGTGATCCCGGCGCCGAACCGCGCGACGTCCTCCGTGACGACCGCGGGCAGCACCTGCATCAGCACCGTGCGGCAGATCTCGGCCGCCTCCGGCGCGGGAAACCGGGGGAGTTCCCGGAAGGCCCGGCGCTCCTCGGCCCCATGCACGCCGGTGCGGCCGGAATCCAGGATCAGCACCACCCGCCACGCTTCGGGAAGGGCAGCCGCGCGATCACCGGCGGCGGCGCGTCGCCGTCGTCGCGGCCGCCATCGACGATGAGCCCGCCGGTGACGAAGGCGGCAAGCCCGACGCCGGAGCGGTTGCCGCGGTCGAGGGCATCGGCGAAGGCGGCCGGGGAGAACGGCGCGCCGTGGAGCGCCGCGAGCGCCGCCGCCACCGAGAGGGCGAGCTGCGTGCCCGAGCCGAAGCCCGCATGGGCCGGGATCGCGTCGGCGAGGTGGAACGCTCCCGTCTCCGGCACGCCGAGGTGACGGGCGGCGAGCGCCGCGTAGGCGCGCACCCGCTCGCACTCGGCGGCGATGCCGGGCGCGTCCGCGCCGGTAACCTGGAGGTTATCGGCCCGGGTCGCGGTGAGGTCGATGCCGGGCGCATCCAGGCTGAGCCCGACGCTGCCGAAGCGTCGGCCGAGCCCGCCATGGAGGTCGAGGAAGCCGAAATGCAGCCGGGCCGGCGCGCGCACCCGCACCGTTGCCCGCGCCGTCGCCATCTCGTGCGCCAAACCGGCCTCGCTTCCTGACCCGACCGGGCGGCACCCGCGGGGCCGTCCGAATCCTCGGGGGCGGACTGTCCCACACCGCCCGCCGGCTGGGCAACTCGCGATCGGCGCATAGGTGCCCGCCGAGCGGGCGCGAAGCCGGACTTTCGGGGGACTTGCCTGCCCGGGCGCCGGGGTGCAACCGTCTGCGGCGAACTGCGCAGGGCAGGGGCGGGCGAGGGCGGATGACGGCCTGGATCGACGGACGGGCAGTGGCGCGGGACGAGGCGGTCGCCGCCGCCGCCACGCTGCTGGCGGGGGCGCGAAGCCCGGTCTTCGCCGGCCTCTGCGCCGAGGCGGCCTCGGTGCAGGCGGCCTTCGACCTCGCACGCGCGATCGGCGCCTCGCTCGATCCCGCCTCGGGCCCCTCCCTCTACGCCGATCTTGGGGCGCTGGCCTCCGGCGGCGCCATGACCACCACGCCTGCCGAGACGCGGGGGCGTGCCGACATGGTGCTGGCACTTGGCGCCGCGCCCTGGGCCACCGACCTGTTGGGCGAGGTCACGGCAGACAGGCCCGTCCGCGGACGGGCATCGGGGAAGCCCCGCGCGCTCCTCGCCCTCGGGGCGCCGGGGGACGGCGCGGTGCAGCACGTCGCCTATCCGGCGGGAGAGGCGGGGCTCGCGGCGGCGATCGGCCTGCTGCGCGGCCTCGTCGCCGGCCGGATCGCCGGTCCCCATCCGCTCGCCGACCTCGCGACGCGCCTGCGCGAGGCGCTCTACGGCGTCATCCTCTACGACCCGGCCGAGATCGGGGCGCTGGGGGCCGAGATGCTGAACGGCCTCGTCAAGGACCTCAACGAAACCACCCGCTGCTTCGCGCTGCCCCTCGGCGATCCCCACCAGGGCCGGGCCGTGGCGCAGATCGCCGCCTGGAGCACCGGCCAGGGACCGCGGGTCGGCTTCGGCCGCGGATACCCGGAACACGATCCCTGGCGCTTCGACGCGGGCCGCCAGGCGGAGGCGGGGGAGGCCGATGCCGCGCTGTGGCTCGCCGCGCTGCCGGCTCCGCTCCCCTCCTGGACCCGCATCGTGCCGACCGTGGCGCTCCTCGGCGCGCCGAAGGGCGACGAGGCGCAGGTGGTGATCGGCGTCGGCGTGCCGGGGGAGGCCTTCGGCGCCGCTCTCTGGCATCCGCGCCGGGCGGCGATCGCCTGGCACGAGGCCGGCGCGCCGCAGCCCGAACCCGTTGCCGCCGCGGCGATCCTCGCCGACCTCCAGGCCCGGCTCTCTTCCACGACCACGAATTCGGAGCGCTCCGCCTCATGCTGACCCGCATCGCCGGCGGCCGGGTGGTCGATCCGACCGCCGGGCGCGACGCCATCGGTGACGTCTGGATCGAGGACGGCCGCGTCGTCGCCCCCTCGGATCGCGCGCCCGACCGCACCATCGACGCCGCCGGCTGCATCGTCATGGCGGGCGGCGTCGAGGTCCATTCGCACATCGCCGGCGGCAACGTGGTGCTGGCGCGCCTGCTGCTGCCGGAACTTGGGCTGTCGGAGCCCGACGCGCCGAACCCGCACGGGTCGGGCCGCGACGTCGGCCTGCTCTATGCCCGGATGGGCTACACCACCGCGGTCGAGCCGGCGATGCCGCCGGTCAACGCGCTGGCGACCCAGCTCGAACTCGCCGAGATCCCGCTCCTCGACAGGGGCGGGCTGTGCGTGATGGGCAACGACGACCAGCTGCTGCAGCTGCTGCGCGACCGCGAGAGCGCGGATGCGGTGCGCGATCTCGTGGCCTTGAACGTCGCGACCTCGCGGGCGCTCGGCGTCAAGGTGATCAATGCCGGCGGCGCCGACGCATTCAAGGATGGAGCGGTCCGCTTCTCCCTCGACGACGAGGTGCCGGCCTACGGGCTCACCTCGCGCACCATCCTCAACGGGCTCCTCGACGCGGTCGAAGCCCTGAAGGTGCCGCACCCGCTCCACGTCCATTGCAGCAATCTCGGCCTGCCGGGGGCCGATGACAGCCTGATCGAGACGCTGGAGGCGGCGGAAGGCCGGCGCATCCACTTCGCCCACGCGCAGTTCTACGCCTACGCGGCGATCGACAAGGACAACCCGCTGACCGGCGGGTTCCAGTCGGCCGCGCCGCGGATCGCCGAAGCGCTGGCCCGCCATCCCAACGCCACCCTCGATATCGGCCAAGTGGTGTTCGGCCAGACCGCGACGATCTCGCTGGACATCCTGCGCCAGTTCTCCGGCCGCAAGGCGGCGAGCCCGAAGAAGTGGATCGTCAATGCCGGCGACGCCGAGGGCGGCGGCATCGTGCCGTTCCGCTACCGCGACCGCGGCCCGACCTCGTCGCTGCAATTCGCCATCGGGCTCGAGATGATGCTGCTCTCGCCCGACCCGGAGCGCACCATCCTGACCACCGACCACCCGAATGGCGGGCCCTTCACCGCCTATCCGCGCATCCTCCACCTCCTGATGGACAAGGAGGCGCGGGACCGCGAGGTCGCCGTCCATCCGAAGGTCGCGGCCGAGCGCTCGGGCCTCGCGGCGATCGAGCGCGAATACACCCTCTCGGACGTGGCGCAGCTCACCCGCTCCGGGCCGGCGAAGCTCTTGGGCCTCACCGATCGCGGCCACCTGCGCCCCGGGGCGCGGGCCGACATCGCGGTCTACCGCGACCAGCCCGACCGGACCGCGATGTTCGCCCGCGCCCACCGGGTGCTGAAGGACGGCGCGGTGATCGTCGAGGACGGCGAGGTCGTGTCCTGGACGCGCGGCCACACGCTCAGCCTGTCCATCGAGGCCGATTCCGGCATGGCGCGGCGGACCGATTCGTATCTCCAGGGCCGCTTCGGCGCCGGTCTGTCCACCTTCACGGTACCGGACGCGGCCTTCCCCGATCACGAGGTGTTCGAGGCGGTGTCATGCCGGACCTGATTCTGAACGGCATCCGGGTCGAGGACACCTTCGCGGAGGCCTTCGACATGGCGGCCACCGCCCTGGTGTTGACCGCAGAGACGCCCGAATGGGCGATGATCGCCGCCACCACCATGACGGGCTTTGCCACCTCGGTGATCGGCTGCGGCGCCGAGGCCGGCATCGACGCCGTGCTCTCGCCCGACGAGACCCCGGACGGGCGCCCCGGCGTGCGGGTGCTGCTGCTCGGCTTCGATGCCGGCGGCCTCAAGGACCAGCTCCTGCGCCGGGTCGGGCAATGCGTGCTGACCTCGCCGGGCAGCGCGGTCTTCGCCGGGATCGCCTGGGACGACCCCAATGTCGGCAAGGCGCTCAAGCTCGGCGGCGCAATCCGCTATTTCGGCGACGGCTTTTCCACCGCCAAGCGCGTCGACGGCCGGCGCTACTGGCGCACGCCGGTGATGGACGGCGAGTTCCTGTGCGAGCACTCGGTGCCGACGATCAACGGGGCGGTCGGCGGCGGCAACCTGCTGTTCCTCGGCCGGCGCTTCGCCGACACCCTGCGGGTGGCCGAGATCGCGGTCGCGGCGGCGCGCACGGTCCCCGACGTGATCCTGCCCTTCCCGGGCGGCGTGGTGCGCTCCGGCTCCAAGGTCGGCGCGCGCACCAAGGGCATGATGGCCTCGACCAACGACGCCTATTGCCCGACCCTCAAGGGCCGGGCCGGCTCGGCCCTGCCGCCGGAGGTCGACGTGGTGCTGGAGATCGTCATCGACGGGCTGTCCTCGGCCAGCGTCTCGGACGCGATGCGGGCCGCCCTCCACGCCTCGACCAGGGCGGGGGCCGATCTCGGCCTCGTCGCCGTGACGGCGGGCAATTACGGCGGCAATCTCGGGCGCCACCATTTCCACCTCCGGGACCTGCTCGGAGAGGCCGCATGACCACCCTGACCCTCCGCGAGGCGCCGCCGGAGCGCCTCGACCTCGCCGGCCTCACCCCCGCCGCCCTCGCGGGCCTGTCGGAGGTGGACGCCGCCCGCCTGCCGGTCGGCACCAGCCGCCGCGGTCTCACCCTCGGCGATTGCTTCACGATTCACCTCGACGGCGCGGACGAGTTGCGGATCGTCGGCGCCACCGACCGGCTCGACCGGGTCGGCGCGGGCCTCGCCGCCGGGCGGATCGTGGTCGAGGGCGATGTCGGCCAGCGCCTCGGTGCCGGCATGACCGGCGGCACCCTCACCGTCAGCGGCTCGGCCGGCCCGTTCGCCGGGACGGCGGCCAAGGGCGGCACGATCCGCATTGCCGGCAATGCCGGCGAGAGCGCCGGCGGCGCGCTCCACGGCGCGGAGGCCGGCCTCGACGGCGCGACGCTGATCATCGGCGGCACCGCCGGCGACCGCCTCGGCGACCGGATGCGGGCCGGGCTGATCCTGGCGAAGACGGCCGGCGCCCATGCCGGCTCCCGGATGATCGCCGGCACGATCGTGGCCGAGGCGATCGGCGACCATCCCGGCTACGGCATGCGCCGCGGCACCCTGGTCGCCGCCCGTCACGGCGCCCTGCTGCCGACCTTCGTCGAGACCGGGCGGCAGGACCTCGTGGTGCTGAAGCTGCTGGCGACCTCGCTCAAGAGCCTGGCCCCGGAGGCGGCGTCGCTCCTGCGGGCGCCGATGCGCCGCTATGGCGGCGACCTCGCGACCCTGGGCAAGGGCGAGCTGTTCACGCCGGTGGGGTGAGCAGACGCGGGAGGCGACTGGTGCTCCCGTCTACGGTCCTGCCACCCTCAATGTCATCCTGGGGCCGCGAAGCGGAACCCGGGATCCATAACCGCTGACGTTTCAGGATGAAGCGGTGCGCGATCCGCTTCATCCTTCACCGTCAGCGGTTATGGATCCCGGGTTCTCGCCTTCGGCGAGCCCCGGGATGACATCGAGGGTTTGATTGAGCGCTGTGAAAAACTTTCCCCGCAGCGAACGGACGCTCACAACCGCGCCTGAATCTTCTTCGCGATCGCCCCCAGCCTCTGCTCCAGCAGGGTCGGCACCTCGCAGACATAGGTCAGCGACTGGCTGCGCTCCTGGAAGATGCGCTTGTCCCAGGCGAAGCGGGTCTCCAGCTCGGTCAGCTCCTTGGTGTCGGGCACGTCCGGCGCGGTCTTGACCTCGCTGATCTTCCCGGCCTCGTCGCGGATGCGCTCGGCCATCACCCGCTGGCCGCGGGCGTAGCGGCCGATCCCGGCCACCACCTTGTCGCGCTCGCCGTTCAGCACCTCGAACACCCCGGCGAAGACGCGCGTCAGGCGAGCCTCCTTGTCGGCCTTGTCGAGCTTGGCCGCGAAACCGTCGAGAAGGCCGTCGACCTCCTCCAGCGGCAGCCGGCGCGATGCGATCTTCTGCGCGAGCAGGGCGGCATCGGTGTCGTTGCCCCACTCGGCCAAAGCCTGGGTCGGGTCGGGCCCGGTCCAGACCGCGCCGGGCCCAGTGTCGAGACCTTGCGCTGGGCGCAGGGCCAGTCGGGATCGGCCTTGGGCTGCGCGAGGGCCGGGGCGGCCCCAAGGATCAGGAGCGTCGCGAGGAGGGGACGGAGCATCGTGGACATCTCTCGAGTGAGGGGCGGTCAGCCCGCATCCCCGGCCGGGCCGCCGCGCCGGGCGAGGAGCCCGCGGCCGGGATCGTAGGCGGCGACCGCCATGACGAAGAAGGCGATCCCGGTTCCAACCACGACCGCGCAGGAGACCGGGTTGAAGGCGCCGTAGAGCGCGAAGCGCACCAGCTCGACGGCATGAGTGAACGGATTGATCTGGCAGATCCAGTACAGCGTCGCGCTCGATTCGTTGATCCGCCACAGCGGGTAGAGCGCCGAGGAGGCGAAGAACATCGGGAAGATCACGAAGTTCATCACGCTCGCGAAGTTCTCGAGCTGGCGCACCAGCGACGACAGGAACAGCCCGATGGCGCCGAGCATCAGCCCTGCGGCGAGGAAGGCCGGCAGGGCGCAGAGGTAGCCGATCCACGGGATGTCGGTCTCGAAGAAGCTCGCCACCGCCAGGAACACGTAGGCCTGGATCAGCGAGACGATCACCCCGGCGATGAGCTTGGCCAGGAGAAGGCTCCAGCGCGGATAGGGGCTGGTGAGCAGCACCCGCATCGAGCCGACCTCGCGGTCGTAGACCATCGACAGCGAGGATTGCATGCCGTTGAACAGCTGGATCATCACCGCCAGCCCCGGCACGACGTAGACCTCGTAGAGGACATACGTCTCGTAGGGCGGCGTGATCGACAGGCCCAGCGTGTTGCGGAATCCGGCGGCGAAGATGAACAGCCAGACCAGTGGCCGCACCAGCGCCGAGAAGAACCGCTCCTTCTGGTTGAAGAAGCGCAGCAGCTCCCGGCGGACGATGCCGGCGAGCGCGATGAGATAGCCGCCGGCATCGAGCCGGCCGCGCACGGGGGTGAGGCTCGTCCCGGCGCTCATGCGACCTTCCTGGGATCGTCGCCGCGCTCGGCGGTCATCTGGCGGAAGGCGGTCTCGAGGGAGCCCGAGGGCTCGCTCAAGGCCCCGGCGAGGCCGCGGGCGACGATGCGGCCGCGATGCAGCACCACGACGCGGTCGTCCGCGTCGATCTCGTCGAAGATGTGGGTGGCCCAGAGCACGGAGAGACTCTCCTCCCGCACCAGTGCCCGCACGATGGCGACGATGTCGGCGCGGGATTCGAGATCGAGCCCGACGGTCGGCTCGTCGAGGAGCAGCAGGTCGGGGGCGTGGATCAGCGCCCGGGCGATCTCGATCCGCCGCGACTGGCCGCCCGACAGGGTGCGGATCTTGTCGTCGCGCCGTTCCAGGAGACCGATGCGGGTCAGTAGCGAGTCGATCCGCGCCAGCGCCGCCTTGCGGGGGATGCCGTGGAGGGCGGCGTGGTAGAGCAGGTTCTGGCGCACCGTCAGGTCGGTGTCGAGGGTGCGGGCCTGGAACACCACGCCGAGGCGGGCGAGCGCCTGCGACGGCTCTTGTATAAGATCGTGCCCGAGCAGCGCGACCCGGCCGGCCTGGCTCGCGTAGAGCCGCGTCACCACCGAGAACAGGGTGGTCTTGCCGGCCCCGTTCGGCCCGAGCAACGCCACGAAGGTGCCGTGCGGCACCTCGAACGACACGGCGTCGAGCGCCGTGCGGGCGCCGAAGCGATGGCTCACACCCTCGACCGCGAGGGCCGCGCTCATCGCGCCAGCGCCTTGCGGGCGTCGCGCACCGCGTCCAGGCACTCGTCGTATTCCTTCTCGCCGAGTTCCCGCTCGGCGATGCGCAATTCCTTCCTGAGGGTCTTGGCGACCGGCTCGGGCGGCGACTTCGCGAGTTCCGCCTTGATCGTCGCGATGCCGTCCCGGCACGCGGCCGCGTCGTCGGCGCGGGCGGGCAGCGCCGTCAGCAGGAGCAGGGCGGCGAGGGCGAGACGCATCCGTGGTGTTCCTCCGGTCTTCCTTGCGGTCGATGTAGGCCGGGCCGACCCGCCCGCAAACCCCTGTCACTTCACGATGAAGCGCCCGGTCATGCCCCGGCTCTCCAGTCCCTGGACCGACCACGGGAACTCGCCGGCCCGCACTGTCACGAACTCCACCGCGATCGTGCCCTGGTCGTCGAATTCCAGGTGGTGCGGCGGCCCGGCCATGTGCACCTCGAGATGGTTGATGACGATCTGGTTCATCCACACGCCGCGGAAGAACTCGCTGGCGAAGAACTTGTACTCCTTCTGCCCCTTGGCGGTGATGCGCAGGCGGTAGGACTTGCCGGCCTCCATCTCGATGTCCTTCACCGGCACCGCGTAGTCGTTGTCCTCGGCGCCGAGGAACAATTCGGGCAGGTCGGTGCGGCCCTTGGTGAGGTCGCCGGCGGAGGAGGGGGTGGCGAGAAGGCTGGCCGCGAGGGCGGCGGCGGTGAGCAGGGCGCGCATGGATGATCCGGGTGGGAGGTCGATCGCCTCCCCTCCCCCTTGTGGGGAGGGGTAAGGGGGTGGGGGTGGTGCCGCGTAAAGCTCAGCGGCTTATCCGGCACCACCCCCACCCCTGACCCCTCCCCACAAGGGGGAGGGGAAGGTGCTTTACTGCGGCGAGACCGCGACGCCCCACGGGAGCAGGCCGACCGGGATGCTCTTCGTCACCTTCGACGCCTCGACGTCGATCACCGAGACGTCGTTCGAGGTGCCGTTGGTAGAAAACAACAGCTTCTGGTCCGGCGTGAAGGCGAGCTGCCAGACCCGCTGGCCGACCGGCAGGTATTTCTGCACCTCGTAGGTCTTGGCATCGATCACCGCGACCCGGTTGGCGGGGCCCAAAGCCACGAAGGCCTTGGTCCCGTCCTTGGTCAGGCGGACGCCGACCGGCTGGATCTGCTCGTCGGTGACGCCTGGAATCTTGAAGGTGATCTTCTTGACCACCTTACGGGTCTCGACGTCGATGACGGACACGGTGCCGCCGACCTCGGCCGAGACCCAGAGCCACTTGCCGTCGGGGCTGAACTCGGCGAAGCGCGGGCGGGCATCGACCAGCACGTTGTCGATCACCTGGAAGGTCTTGGTGTCGATGAAGTGGGCCATGTTGGTGGTCTCGGAGGTGTTGACCAGGATCGACCCGTCCGGGCTCAACCCCATCCCCTCCGGCTCGACGCCGACCGGCACCTCGGCCACCACCTTGTTCTTCTCGATGTCGAGCACCGTGACCTGGCTGTCATCCTCGTTGGCGACGTAGAGCGGGTTGCCCGAGGGATGCGCGATGAACTGCTCCGGATCCGGCCCGGAGCGGAGCGAGCGCACGATCTTGCCGGTCTTGGTGTCGAGCACGTCGATGCGGTCGTCGTCGCTGGCGCAGACGTAGAGCAGGCTCCCGTCCTTGCCCACGGTGATCCCCCGGGGACGGCGCCCGACCGGCCAGGTCGCCGTGACCTTCAGCGTCTCGACGTCGATGACGCTGACCGAGTTGCCCTTCTCGTTGCTGACATAGACCGTGGTGGCGTGGGCGTGTGTGGCGGCCGGGAGAGGGGCCAGGAGGGCGGCCAGGAACGCGGCCGCGCTGGGCGCAGCGTGCGCCGGTCTCATCCGATGACGGCTCATTCATCCTCCCTTCCGGCCGCGCTCTTCGTCCGCGGTCCGCCACTGGCCTCGATGCCTTGGCTTCTACCTGGCCCGCCGCCGGCTTGCGGGCGAGACCGACTTATGGCCGGGTCACGACTTCGTCAGCTTGCACTGCGTCTCCGGCAGGTCCACCCCGAGCGTGTCGAGCGGCGTGCGCTGGTGCAAGTAGCCCTGCTCCGGCGCCACCGCCACCAGGGCCTGGGGCTGGACCAGCAGCATCGGCTGGCGCAGCTGGTGGTCCCAGGGGCGGAAGCTGAGCGCCACGCCCTTGTAGCCCGGCAGGGTGAAACCCGGATCGGCGATTGCCGAGGCGAGCGCCGCCGGGTCGGTGGTCTTCTTCTGGAACGCGGCCTCGCCGACCGCCCGCACCGCCGCCCAGACCTGGTAGTCGAGGGGGCGCATCAGCCGGCCGGCGAGGCGGCGGAAGCGGTTCTGGGCCTGGGCGGCACCCCAGACCTCGAGCGTCGGATGCCAGGTGGTGGGAACGAGCCCCTGGGTGCCGACGACGGGGCGCGGATCGACCGTGTGGAACGGGACGTAATCGCCGAAATCCCCGGCCTCGTCCGCCACCACGGCGACGTCGTAATCGAGGCCGCGGGTGAAGACGAGGGCCTCGGCCCGGGTCGGGGTGTCGCCGCGGGCCCGCGCCAGGGGCCCGAAGGTCCAGGGCCGCTCGGCGCTGATCTGCAACCCGAACTTCTTCGCCGAGCGCTTCATCGCCTCGGCCCACAGCTTGTCGCCGTCCTGCGGGCCGGTGATCAGGAAGAGCTTGCGCCAGCGCATGAAGGCGAGGAACTGCGCCAGCGCATCGGTCTGCATCGCCCGGCTCGGGGCGACGTGGAACACATCCGCCCGGCAGTCGGTCCCGCGCAAGCGGTCGTCGGACGCGGCGGCGTTGAACAGGGTGACGCCCGAGCCTTTCAGCGCGTCGGCCACCGCCAGCACCTCGTCGGCGGGGAGCGCCAGCACGATGAAGCGCAGGCCCTTGTCCACGAGCCCGCGGGCGGCGTCGACCGGGCTCTGGGGCGGGGGCTCGCCGGGGGCGGCGGTGCCCAGCGCCACCGCGTCGAGGGCGTAGCTCTGGCGCACGAAGCGGCCGGTCGTGGTGTTGTCCTGGATCGCGAGCTTGGCGCCGGCCAGCCCCTCGTCCTCGGGCGCCGCCTGGGCGTCGTAGGAGGAGGGGGCCGGGACCGGCCGGTAGATCAGGCCGATGCGGATCTCGGATGCCTGCGGGGCGACCGCCTGCGGCGGGCCCGCAGCCTGCGCGAGAGCGGCCGGCGCCGCCGCCAGACCGGCGAGGAGCCCGAGGGAGGCGAGGGTGGCCTTGCGGAACTGTGCCATGCGGAGGGTACGCTACCAGGGTTCCTCCCGCGGCCTCAACGCCTGTTCGATGAGGATTTCGTAAGAGAGCCGTCCCACCCCTGCCGTCCCGCCGGCCGGTCTTGCCCCAAAGTCCGAACACGGCTCGCGGGCGGGCGCGTTGCGCAGCCCCGCGCCGGCATGCGAGGGTTCGGGAATGTTGTCGCTTCGCACCCTTCCCGCCCTCGCGGTCCTGCTCGCCGGCCTGCCGGCCGCCGCCGCGCCGAACGACGTGGCGGTGTTCGGGATCGAGCTGGCGGAGCCCGGTACGATCGGGCCGCGTCCGCTGAAGCCGCAGGATGCGCGGCGGCTGGGCCTGGCGACCGACGCCCTGCGCCGGGAGGTGGCGGGCCGCGGGCTGGACCTCGTGGATCTCGGCCCCCAGGCCGCGGCGATCCGGCGCGACGCACCGTTCTACAAATGCGAAGGCTGCGCGGAAAAGATCGCCCAGGCGGCGGGGGCGGCCCTCGTCGT from Methylobacterium aquaticum encodes:
- a CDS encoding ABC transporter ATP-binding protein codes for the protein MSAALAVEGVSHRFGARTALDAVSFEVPHGTFVALLGPNGAGKTTLFSVVTRLYASQAGRVALLGHDLIQEPSQALARLGVVFQARTLDTDLTVRQNLLYHAALHGIPRKAALARIDSLLTRIGLLERRDDKIRTLSGGQSRRIEIARALIHAPDLLLLDEPTVGLDLESRADIVAIVRALVREESLSVLWATHIFDEIDADDRVVVLHRGRIVARGLAGALSEPSGSLETAFRQMTAERGDDPRKVA
- a CDS encoding YVTN family beta-propeller repeat protein is translated as MSRHRMRPAHAAPSAAAFLAALLAPLPAATHAHATTVYVSNEKGNSVSVIDVETLKVTATWPVGRRPRGITVGKDGSLLYVCASDDDRIDVLDTKTGKIVRSLRSGPDPEQFIAHPSGNPLYVANEDDSQVTVLDIEKNKVVAEVPVGVEPEGMGLSPDGSILVNTSETTNMAHFIDTKTFQVIDNVLVDARPRFAEFSPDGKWLWVSAEVGGTVSVIDVETRKVVKKITFKIPGVTDEQIQPVGVRLTKDGTKAFVALGPANRVAVIDAKTYEVQKYLPVGQRVWQLAFTPDQKLLFSTNGTSNDVSVIDVEASKVTKSIPVGLLPWGVAVSPQ
- a CDS encoding ABC transporter substrate-binding protein, which codes for MAQFRKATLASLGLLAGLAAAPAALAQAAGPPQAVAPQASEIRIGLIYRPVPAPSSYDAQAAPEDEGLAGAKLAIQDNTTTGRFVRQSYALDAVALGTAAPGEPPPQSPVDAARGLVDKGLRFIVLALPADEVLAVADALKGSGVTLFNAAASDDRLRGTDCRADVFHVAPSRAMQTDALAQFLAFMRWRKLFLITGPQDGDKLWAEAMKRSAKKFGLQISAERPWTFGPLARARGDTPTRAEALVFTRGLDYDVAVVADEAGDFGDYVPFHTVDPRPVVGTQGLVPTTWHPTLEVWGAAQAQNRFRRLAGRLMRPLDYQVWAAVRAVGEAAFQKKTTDPAALASAIADPGFTLPGYKGVALSFRPWDHQLRQPMLLVQPQALVAVAPEQGYLHQRTPLDTLGVDLPETQCKLTKS
- a CDS encoding DUF3280 domain-containing protein; protein product: MLSLRTLPALAVLLAGLPAAAAPNDVAVFGIELAEPGTIGPRPLKPQDARRLGLATDALRREVAGRGLDLVDLGPQAAAIRRDAPFYKCEGCAEKIAQAAGAALVVYGYVQRSAPQVLNLTITVTEAGSGKVLRGGQVVIQGDTDDTWLHGVRSLVKNRLFAEPLPNRS